CCTTGCAGACTATTCTAATATGACCAGAGATACAGATATGTTAACGGAATACGTTCGACAATCATTGAGTAGATCTATTACGAAACAATTTATATCGCATCAACCAGCAAAAGTAATTACTTTGGATCAACAGCTTGAACAAAAAATTATGGAGTCCATTCAGCAAACTGAAAGAGGAACCTATATCGCTATGGAACCTGACTTGACACAATCAATTTTAAATAATCTCTCCTATCAACTACAGAAGTTAATTAATCTAGGGGAGCAACCGATTATTATAACGGCTCCCATCGTTCGATTATATTTAAAGCGGTTAACAGAACAGCTGACATCCGATTTAATTGTGTTGTCCTACAATGAAGTAGATCCATCTGTTGAAATTCAATCCGTAGGGATGGTGAGGATTTAGATGAAGGTTAAAAAATTTTACGGTGTAGATAATTATGATGTCATATCAAAAGTAAAAAATGAACTCGGTACAGATGCCGTAATTCTGCACCAGCGAAAAGTTAAACAAAAAGGTGTTTTGGGAATTTTTAAAAAGCCTATGATAGAAGTTGTAGCAGCGATAGAAGATGAAGTTGCTACAACTAGCTTTAAATCCAAAAATAGTGCTACAGATTCTAAAGAAAATTTTAATCATTTGTTTTCAGATACTCCTACGGTAAATAAAAAATTTACCACAACGGATACATTGAATCGAATCAACACGACTAAATCGACAGAACTAGATGGGATACAACCAGTTGGTTCAAAAACTGATAGCGATTTAAAAAAAGAAATCGATGACATTAAAAACTTATTAGGTACAGTTGTTCATCAAATGCAACATATTCATACACAAAATTCTACGGACCAAGTAAGTAATCCATATCATTCCTATCTATATAATATGATGCTGGAAAATGAAATGGATGAAGAGTTGATTAAAGAAATCTTAAGTAATGGCAATTTTGAAGAAGTAAATGCATTGGAAATAGAAAACAAAGAGACCTTAAGAGAAATTCTACTACAACTTGTACCAGAATCCATTAACAATAAAGCAGACTTTAAATCCAAGGTCGTGTTTTTTGTGGGGTCGACTGGTGTAGGAAAAACAACCACGATTGCAAAAATTGCAGCAAACTATAGTTTAGAAAAAGGACTTAAAGTAGGTTTAATCAGTGCCGATACTTATCGAATTGCTGCTGTAGCACAACTAAAGATTTATAGCGATATTCTAAATATACCTTTAGAAGTAATTTATTCTCCAGAGGAAATCCATGGAGCCATTAAAAGACTTGAAAATAGAGATGTTATACTGATTGATACGGCAGGAAGAAGTCATAAGAACAATGAACATGTGGAAGAACTGTCTAAATTATTAAAAGAAATCCATGAAAAAGAGGTTTGTTTAGTAGTAAGTGCAACAACAAAAAATAGTGACTTAAGAGATATTCTTCATACATACAACTTTATTGATGATTATAAAATTATATTTACAAAATTAGATGAAGTAAGCACTTACGGTTCTATCTTAAACATTGCCATGAAAAACCCACAATCTATTTCTTATGTAACCACAGGACAAAGTGTTCCTGATGATATTGAGACCATAACATCAAATACAATTTTAAACATGTTACTGAGGGAGATTTAATATGGATCAAGCGGCTAAATTACGCGAACTAATCAAAAATAGACGAAATTTTCCTTTAGAGATTGAGGTTGGCAATGAAGAAAGTAGCAGTAATGATACCAAAGTTATATGTGTTACCAGCGGAAAAGGTGGCGTTGGTAAGAGTAATTTTACAATCAACTTAGGCATGGAACTTATTCAGTTAGGAAAACGAGTTTTGATTATAGATGCTGATCTTGGATTAGCCAATATTGATGTGATTCTCGGAACGGTTCCTAAATACACCTTATTGGACATTATTCATGGCAATCGATCCATAGAGGAGGTCATAGCCACCGGTCCCAATGGAATACAGCTTATTTCTGGTGGTTCTGGAGTTCTAGAATTAGTCGATATGCCCTCGGATACCA
Above is a genomic segment from Alkaliphilus oremlandii OhILAs containing:
- the flhF gene encoding flagellar biosynthesis protein FlhF yields the protein MKVKKFYGVDNYDVISKVKNELGTDAVILHQRKVKQKGVLGIFKKPMIEVVAAIEDEVATTSFKSKNSATDSKENFNHLFSDTPTVNKKFTTTDTLNRINTTKSTELDGIQPVGSKTDSDLKKEIDDIKNLLGTVVHQMQHIHTQNSTDQVSNPYHSYLYNMMLENEMDEELIKEILSNGNFEEVNALEIENKETLREILLQLVPESINNKADFKSKVVFFVGSTGVGKTTTIAKIAANYSLEKGLKVGLISADTYRIAAVAQLKIYSDILNIPLEVIYSPEEIHGAIKRLENRDVILIDTAGRSHKNNEHVEELSKLLKEIHEKEVCLVVSATTKNSDLRDILHTYNFIDDYKIIFTKLDEVSTYGSILNIAMKNPQSISYVTTGQSVPDDIETITSNTILNMLLREI